From the genome of Cygnus olor isolate bCygOlo1 chromosome 29, bCygOlo1.pri.v2, whole genome shotgun sequence:
TTAATTAAATGCCCTCCCCGACGACGGAAATGCCTTCTTGCCGCCCCCGCAGACCTGCGACCGCATCAAGCAGTCGGCGGCGGGCACCAAGCGGCGCGTGTTCATCATCGAGACGATGGGCGGCTACTGCGGGTACCTGGCCACGCtggcggggctggcggggggcgCCGACGCCGCCTACATCTACGAGGAGCACTTCAACATCCGCGACCTGCAGGTgggggcccccccccggcacgcagccccccacccccggggCACTGCggcagggccagggctgccTTTGTCCTCGGTGGTGTGCCCCAAACGGAGCCTCGGTGGAGGGGTGGGGGCTGCCTCGATCCCTGTGTCCCCCGAAACTGAGCCTCGTTTTAGGGGTGGGGGCTGCCTTGATCCCTGCCCGTGTCCCCCCCAAACTGAGCCTCGTTTTAGGGGTGGGGGCTGCCTTGATCCATGCCTGTGTCCCCCGAAACTGAGCCTCGTTTTAGGGGTGGGGGCTGCCTCGATCCCTGTGTCCCCCGAAACTCAGCTTCATTTTAGGGGTGGGGGCTGCCATTATCCCTGCCCGTGTCCCCCCCAAACTGAGCCTCATTTTAGGGGTGGGGGCTGCTTTTATCCTTGCCCACATCACCCCCAATCTGAGCCTCATTTTAGGGGTAGGGGCTGCCtttgtccctgcccatgtcccCCCACACTGAGCCTCATTTTAGGGGTGGGGGCTGCCTTTATCCCTGTTTCCCCCCCCAAACAGAACCTCATTTTAGGGGTGGGGGCTGCTTTTATCCTTGCCCACATCACCCCCAGTCTGAGCCTCATTTTAGGGGCGGGGGCTGCCTTTATCCCTGCTcacgttcccccccccccagccaagCACCACCGCAGGGACAGGGGCACCCCAttaatcccccccccccccccgtgcttCCAACACCCACGTCCCGCCCGGCTTTTCCTCGGCCCCCAGATCAACGTGGAGCATTTAACCGAAAAAATGAAGACGACGGTGAAGCGGGGGCTGGTGCTCAGGTAAGGAcgaggccgggggggggggtgccacCGGGCCCCGGGCCCTcgagctgcccccccccccccccaaccccgaGCCCGGCCCCATCTCCTCGCGCAGGAACGAGCGCTGCAACGAGAACTACACCACCGACTTCATCTACAACCTCTActctgaggaggggaagggcaTCTTCGACTGCCGCAAGAACGTGCTGGGGCACATGCAGCAGGTACGGCTGTGCCCCAaaccacccccccacccccccccagcgAGAGGCTGGAGCCCCCCCCCAAGGACGCAGCTCTCCCCGCCCCTGCCCCATCGCCCGGTGCCGTTTCTCCCCGCAGGGCGGCACCCCGACCCCCTTCGACAGGAATTTCGGCACTAAAATGGGCGCCAAGGCGGTGGCCTGGATCACCGGGAAGATCAAGGAGTGCTCCCGGCACGGTGGGTCCccgagtgtgtgtgtgtgtgtgggggggggacTCCTTCCCGGCTGcaccggggggggtcccgggcaTCAGAGGTAAACCAAACCCCCCTGCACGCGTGCTCGGGGGTCTCGGGGAGGGGGCGAGAcgctgagcctgctgctgcccccccgtTGCAGGTCGCATCTTCGCCAACACGGCCGACTCGGCGTGCCTGCTGGGCATGCGCAAGCGCAGCCTCGTCTTCCAGCCCGTCACCGAGCTCAAGGAGCAGACGGACTTCGAGTAGGtgccccctccctgcagcccccgggggctggggaggaggaggaggaggaggaggaaggctgcgGAGTGGGAGCGCAGCCGGGGTTCAcgccgccctccctccctcgcAGGCACCGCCTCCCCAAGGAGCAGTGGTGGCTGAAGCTGCGCCCCATCCTGAAGATCCTGGCCAAGTACAACATCGAGCTGGACACCTCGGAGAAGGCGCACCTGGAGCACGTCAGGCAGAAGAGGATCTCCCTCGAGTCCAACATCTGAGGGGcgccggggtggggggggtgggggacgACCCTGCGCAGCTTTCCCGCAGCTGGGGGCATCCTCGGGGTAAATTGGGGCTGGGTTAGACCCAGCCCGGTGGCTTTGTGAACAGCGCAGCGCTTCCCGAGCGGCTCACGGCCCGGCGGGACGTGGCGCTGCCCCGAGAGCGAGGGCCGTGTCCCTAGGGCAGCGCTTTAGTTCTGAATTCCCAATTAAGACGCTTCAATAAAACCGGCGCCGCTCACGGCGCTGGCAAACACGCGTCGCGCTCGCAGCCTCCGGCACTCGCCCGCGGGTGGAGGGAAACGCGGCTCCCTCGTGGCTCCCCTGCCTTGTTCGGCCCCGCAGCCTCGTTCCCAGCACGACGGGGAGGCTTTAAAGCAttaaaatcttcttttcttccccccaacGTTTCTCCCGTCGCAGCCATCGCCCGAGTTTACCTTTCTCACCTCCCCCTGGGCGCCCGTCGCAGCTCTCCCGGAGGATCCCCGGGTGACGACGCGGTGCCAAAACCCAGCGCGGGAGCATCACGGCCGGCACCGCCCCCCCAGACCCCACCCCGCCGCatgccccccaccccaagaAAGCCCCAGAGGAGAGCGGGGCACCGCCCTACTACTCCCCCCGACCGCCGACACAAACCTCCCGGCGCGGGGCTTGCGAGGAGCCGTTTATTTCTGTGAACGCAAGCTGGGGGCGCGGCGGGCTGCGGGCGGGCAGCGGCTCCGGGCGGGTTTCGCCCCTCGGAAGCGAGAGGCAGCGAcccggggagctgctgccggCGCCTCCGCGCCCACGCGgtacaaacacacacacgcaaatAAAACCAGCCACGAGGCGGCGAGGGGGCGGCGCAGAACCAAACCGAGAACCCTGATGGCAGAGGGGAGCCGAAGCCTCCTGCTCGGGAGCGTCCTGTGCCCGGAGCGGAGCCAGCCTGGACGGCAGGGAAACGTTTTCTTATCTCGCAGGAACCGCGGCCAAATTTCTGGCGGGGAGAGCAGCGAGAGCTGGGCCCCGGTGACACGGGGACGCCCCGGGCCCCGGCGCTGCGCCGGTCGGGGCGCCTCCTCCCCTCGCTGGCCTCGCGCCCCACGAAGGTTTCTCGCTCCTGCGGGCGCTGCgttccccccagccccccaccTTCTGTCCCTAACGCGCCGTTACGTCTTAAAACTCCGGGGTACGGGGGGAACGAAGCTGCCCCGGGTGCCGAGGGGGCGCCCCGGGTGCTGTGCGCGGTGAGGCGGGCGCTCGCCCCgcggggctgcaggaggaacgGGCTCGAGGCGTGCAATCACCCAGCGGGCCTCTCCGTGCCCTGCAGCGCCTCGAGTCCTTCCCAAGGGGGAGATTTCGCTGGTCTCGCCCGGAAAGCCTCGCTTTGCCCACCacggaacaaaaaaaaaagaaaagaaaacgcacacaaaaaaagaaaaacaccaaaaaaaaaaaaaaggaccaggTTAATCCAGCGGCCGCGACGGCTTCGCCGTCcgttggagggggggggggggggggggggggggtcgaTTTTCCTCGCACGGCTGAAAACGCAGCGCAGGAGCTCGCGCGGAGCAAGCGTGGCAGGCGCGGAGAGGGACGCGGGGCCTTCCGGAGCGTCCCCGCTGCTCGCCCAGCGCCCGCGGGTGCTAAAACGGGTGCTCCCGGCGCCTAGCTGAGGAGCAGCACGTACTCCTTCAGGCAGgtgggcaggggcagctgcTCCACGGCCTCGGGCAGGAAGCGCACGCCCAGGCTGCGGCGCACGGCGTAGCGCGAGAGCGTCTGCAGCGTGCCGGGGGCCGAGCAGAGCAGCGTCAGcttctggcagagctgctggtccCTGGTCACCTCCCAGGGCATGCTGCCGTTCTTGCGCAGCTCGAAGTGTCCGATGGCGCGGTGCAGGAGGTCGAAGCAGGAATCCTCGCGCTCCGTGCCCAGTCCCCGCACCAGCAGCGCCACCAGGCGCGAGATGGGCGTCTGCCCCTTCAGGTTGACCACCCGCACCTCGGCCCCGAAGTCGAGCAGGACGCTCACGCTCTCCAGGTTGCCCTTCATGGCGGCCCAGCTGAGCGGCGTGTCGTCGTTGTAGTCGCGGGCGTTCACCAGGGCGCCGTTCTCCAGCAGCGAGCGCACGCACTCGGCCGTGTTCTTGAAGGCGGCCCAGTGCAGCGGCGTGTCCTTGTTGCCGTCCAGCGCGTTGGGGTCGGCCCCGTACTCCAGCAGGATCTCCACGCACGTCTCGTCCTTCTCGGCCGCGTAGTGCAGCGCCGTGCGGTTGTAGCCGTCCAGGGCGTTGACCTGCGGGGGGGAAGGGCGGGAGGACGCGTGGCGGGCGGGACACGCGGGGCCCCCTCCCCGCGGCGCCGGGTGGAGGaacggggcgggcggcgcgaGCTTCCCCCAAAAAACCGGGCAGGAGACGGGCGGCGTTTGGTGGCCCTTCGGGTCTcgcctccccccctccccgaacGAGCCAAATCTCGGCCACAAAACGTCGCCgagatgttaaaaaacaaaacaaaacaaaaaaaaacacctcgCCGCTCCCGCGGGGCGCCTTCGCCCGGCCCGTTTTGCCCCAAAAAGGGGCAGAGCAGCCGGTACCGGGGCCGGCACCGCCCCAAGCCGCCGTTACCTCCGctcccttctgcagcagcagctccacgcAGTCGGCGTCGGCCACCATGCAGGCGCAGTGCAGCGGTTTCAGGGTGCCGTGCATGCCGTTCACGTCGGCGCCCTACGGGGACACGGCGGCGTTAACGGGGCGCCCCTGAATTGGCACCCGTCGTTAGCGGGGCGCCCCCAACCGGTGCCTGGAACTAACGGGGCGCCCCTAATTGGTACCTGGAATTAATGGGGCGCCCCTAATTGGCGCCCATCGTTAATGGGGCGCCCCCAACCGGTGCCCGTCGTTAATGGGGTGCCTCCAACTGGTGCCCGTCGTTAATGGGGCACCCCTAATCAGTGTCTCTCATTAATGGGGTGCCCCGTTAATTCTAGGTACCAATTAGGGGCACCCCTAATTGGCACCCATCGTTAACGGGGCGCCCCCAACGGGTGTCTGTCATTAACGGGGCGCCCCCAACCGGTGCCTGTCATTAACGGGGCGCCCCCAACCGGTGCCTGTCATTAACGGGGCGCCCCCAACCGGTGCCGAGACAGGCCAGGGCGCTGCGGGGCTCTGCCGCAACCGCTCGTTGGCTGCGCACCGGGACGGGGACGGCTCCAGACACCGCGCTGCGGGCTCCCGGTGCTCCCGGTGCCCGCTGCGGGCGGCAACAGGAGGCGCCGAACCCCCGTTTGCAGCAtccgggctgcggggccggcgTTTCCCCGCCGCGGGCGGGCAGCGGGAGcggctggggatgggggcaccGGGcccggttccccccccccggtgccccgcCGGGGCTCACCCGCCCGATGAGGTCCTCCACGTTGTCCCGGGGGAAGGAGCGGATGGCGGCGATGGTGCGGATGAGGCGCTCGGACAGCGAGTACTTGCTCTGCACGCTCTGCATGATGTACCACATCCtgcggcaccggcaccgggccACCGGGGGCAGCGGGACCGGGGGCACCGGCACACCGGGACCCCGCCGCCAGGCCCGGCCCAGCCGCCGGGccctgaggaagaggaggaggccggggggggggggggagggggagaccCTCCGGGTGGGGGCGgggcccaggcccaggcccggaaccggcgccgccgccgccgcaggcCCAGCGGGAGGCGGAAGCGGCCGCCGCCACCCGGAAGTGGAatgcggcggcggcggcgcatGCGCCGAGGACTCCCCGGCCTCGCCCCGCCCGCCTCTCCGCCAATCAGCGCGCGGCGTCCCCGCCCCcggaggccccgccccctcagCGGGTTCGCCCCCGCGCGGCGCTTTTAACCAATCGGTAGGCTCGGCGGCGCGCAAGCCCCGCCCTCGCGGCGGCTCTCAGCCAATCCGCTGCCGCCGGGCTCGGCCCGGGGTGCCGGGGCCCCggctggggggctcggggggggcgggggcgctGGGacgggaccgggggggggggcacgggggcgggggggacacgggggatGGCACCGGGGGGGGTTACGGGGGGGGTACGGGGGTGTGacccccccggtgtccccgtgCTGCCCGACCCCGGCGCGCGGCCAGTTCAAACCAGTGGCTCCCAGtacggggggaggggggcactgGGATGTACTGGGACAtgctgggggcactgggaggcactgggatgGGCCGGGGGCACTGGGACTCACTGGGTACACTGGGATGTACTGGGATGTACTGGGATGTACTGGGAAGCACTGGGCATACCGGGACACACTGGGTGCACTGAGATGAACTAGAACACACTGGGATGCACTGGGAGGAACTGGGTATACTGGGACGCACTGGGGGCACTGAGTATactggggacactgggatgCACTGGGACGCACTGGGGGCACTGAGTACACTGGGACGCGCTGGGACTTACTGGATgtactgggaggcactgggtACAGTGGGACACGCTGGATgtactgggaggcactgggtACACTGGGGTACACTGGATgtactgggaggcactgggtACACTGGGACACACTAGGGCACACTGGATgtactgggaggcactgggacaCACTGGATGtgctgggaggcactgggacGCACTGGGACACACTGGATgtactgggaggcactgggaggcactgggacaCACTGGATGtgctgggaggcactgggaggcactgggacaCACTGGATgtactgggaggcactgggtACAGTGGGACACGCTGGATgtactgggaggcactgggtACACTGGGGTACACTGGGTgtactgggaggcactgggacaCACTGGGACACACTGGATGTACTGGGACGCACTGGGACGCACTGGATGtgctgggaggcactgggatgCACTGGGACGCACTGGATGTACTGGGACGCACTGGGTGCACTGGGACGCACTGGGACGCACTGGGATGCACTGGGACACACTGGATGTACTGGGACGCACTGGGTGCACTGGGACGCACTGGGACGCACTGGGACGCACTGGGACACACTGGATGTACTGGGACGCACTGGGTGCACTGGGACACACTGGGACGCACTGGGAGCACTGAGTatactgggaggcactgggtACACTGGGGCGCACTGGGCCACCCCCATCAGCCCCATCCAGCTGCAGACACCGGGGGGGTGTGTGCAGAagcccccccagtgccccctgcaccccctccaccccacacggggggggtccccatcaccccccctcacccccccagGTGGGGGCCCCCCCTTtgtccccgcccccccccctcagcaCTCGGTCCCGCTGcgccccccgcaccccccggCTGGGGGGGTCCCGTCCCCCCGTCCCCACGGCcgggtggggtttttttgggggggggatgtaacggggggggggggggggcaggagctgcGCCATCGCGGGGGCCGAGCGGGaggccccgccgctgccgccccccccgcgcCAGGCCCcggtgagttgttttttttttgggtggggggggggcgacGGTTCCGCTGTGGCtgaatttggggggggggtcggtggtcttcccccccccccgcggccaCCCCATCTCTTTGCTtgtttgccccccccccccccagcagcgtTTCCCCGTCTGAGCGCGATGGATGCCGAGGGGGGGCCATCAGGCCGGGACCCCCGGGACCCCAAGACCGCCGAGGGCACCGCCGCAGGTGAGCCCCCCCCcgaaatcccccccccccccatgtaGCGTGGGGATGGTCCCGTACGTGGGGGGCCCACGGGTGCGCGGGGAGTGGGGGGGACTGGGGGGAGATGAGGGGGGGGTGGCTGGGAGGGGGACGCTGCGATCCTATAGCGTGGGGGTGCCGCCATCCCATAATATGGGGGTATTCTGATTCGTTTGGGGGCGGGTAAGAGGGGGGCAGGGGTGCCCGCATCCCATGATATTGGGATGGCTCAATCGCAGGGTGGGGGGGTGTCCTGATCTGGGGGGGCACCCTCATCCTGTAATGTGGGGGTGTCCAGATTCGGGAGGGGGGACGGGGTGCCCCCATCCCATAATATGGGGGTGTCCTGATCCGAGGTGTGGGGGCAGGGTTGCCCCCATCCCATAATATGGGGGTGTTCTGATTCGGGAGAGGGGACGACAGGGGTGCCCCCATCCCATAATATGGGGGTGTCCTGATTCGGGAGGGGGGACAGGGGTGCCCCCATCCCATAATATGGCAATGTCCCAGTCCCACAGCATGGGGGTgtgtggatgccccgtccccATTTCGTGGGGACACCCCAGATCTGGAGTATGGGGGTGCCCCGATCCCAGGGTATGGGGATGTCCTGGTCCCTTGGCACAGGGATACCCCAAATCTGGGCTATGGGGGTGCCCTGATCCCAGGTAATGGGGGTGCCCCGATCCCTTGGCACAGGGGTGCCCCGATCCCATGTTATGGGGGTGCTCTGATCCTAGGGTAAGGGGGTTCCCTGGTCCCTTGGCACAGGGATACCCCAAATCTGGGTTATGGGGGTGCCCCAAACGCGGGTTGTGGGGATGCCCCGTCCCCATTTCATGGGGATACCCCAAATCTGGGGTATGGGGGTGTCCCCGTCCCTTGGCACAGGGATACCCCAAATCTGGGGTGCCCTGATCTCAGGGTATGGAGGTGTCCCAGTTCTGGGGTGCAGGGGATGCTCCAGTCCGTCAGAACAGGGGTACCCCATCCCTATGGCACGGGGGTGCCCTAACCCCGCACCACAGGGACGCCCCGATCTCGGGGTGCAGCgatgccctgctcctgccccatgGGGTTTCCCGGTACCCCAACTCCAGCCATGTTTTGGAGCAGGAATTTGGGCTCCGGGGTCCCCCTCGGCGGTGCCACCCCCACGCCTGTCCCCACCTGGGGACGCGCTGTCCCCGTCCCACACCCCAGGCctgtcctgggggggggggcaaccTCCGTCTGCACCCCAATTCCAGCCTCTTGTCTCTTGGTGGGGACGCCCAGCGGGGCGCCAGCGCTGTCCCCGAagtggggagggggcagaagggatggggaagggggaatggagggggtggggaaggggaaagaagggtggagaaggtgggaaaggggatgAAGGGGCCGAAGGGGTGAAGATGGTGGAaatgggatggggaaggggctgagaGGATGGGAAAGGGGTCAAGAAAATGGGGAAGGGGTCAAGGAGATGGGGAGGGGTCCAAGGGGATGGGAAAAGGGccaaggggatggggaaggggtCAAGGGaatggggaaggggatggggaaggggacagTGGATGGGGAAGGTGCAAAGGGGTGGGGAAGGTGGGAAAGGGGCTGGGGAATGAAGGGGACAAAGGGGTGAAGAAGGTGGAaatgggaggggaaggggctgagggGATGGGAAGGGCccagagggatggggaaggggccaagggggtggaggaggtgggaaagggaTGGGGCAGATGGAAAAGGTCCGGAGTAGGGACAGGGGCTGGGAAAGAGGTAGGGGAGatggaggaggtggaagagggacagagaaggggaagaggggatGGAGAAGGTGGGAAAGGGCTGCAGCAGATGGGGAAGGGCTGCGGAGGGGATGGAGAGgatgaagaagatgaagaggaCATGGGGAAGGGGCCAGTGGCTGGAGAAGGTACAAAAGGACGGAGAAGGTGGGAGAAGGCTGGAGCAGACGgagaagggctgcaggaggtgcaAAAGGGAcggggaaggggcagaggggTCGCAGCCCCTGgcctgccccgcgcccccgccggTGCCCAGCTCcactctccctgcagcctgccccgCCAGCGAGACCCCCGGGTGCCCggcggcgaggcggcggcggaaggcacccgcccggccccggggcaaGGCGTCGGGGGGCCCGCGGGGCCTGGGAccgctggaggagctgctggggctgcgggggggccgCCTGCGCCCCACCATCTGCGGCGAGTGCGGCAAGGGCTTCAGCCGCAGCTCGGACCTGGCGCGGCACCAGGTCACGCACACCGGCGAGAAGCCCTACACCTGCGGTGCCTGCGGGAAGGGCTTCAGCCAGAACTCCAACCTGGCCACCCACCGGCGCATCCACACCGGCGAGAAGCCCTACGGCTGCGGCGCCTGCGGCAAGCGCTTCAGCGAGAGCTCGGCGCTCGTCCAGCACCAGCGCACGCACACCGGGGAGAAGCCCTACCGCTGCGGGGAGTGCGGCAAGCGCTTCAGCGTCTCCTCCAACCTCATCCGCCACCGACGCACCCACACCGGCGAGAAGCCCCACGGCTGCCCCGACTGCGGCGAGGGGTTTCGCCACAAATCCCAGCTCCGCCGGCACCAGAAGCTCCACGCCGCGTGATGGGGACCCTCGCGCATGGGGACAAGGAGCAGTGGTGCTACCGGTCCCGATGCCCGCCCGGGATGGGGACCAcaagggatgggatgggggttGGGGACGCGTGGCACCCACGCGCCCAGCCCCGGTGCACCCAAAATCCCCGGGACTGGCCTCAAAAGCCAGGCTGGGGAGGCGCAGCGGGGCCGCAACCCGGATCAATAAAAGATCCCGGTGCCGAATTGCTCGCCCACCGTTGTCCCCAGGCGCCCTGGGCAGCGCGGGCTGGGTTTTGGGGCCCCCACCGCTGCTACCCCACTTTGCATGGCCCCCGCCACCATAACACTAAATAGGACCCTAAGAAACACGGACATTGCCAGTTTCTCCCACCAAAATACTCCCAACAGAAGCCGTTGGGTACACCTGAACTCCCTTTGGGAGCCTTTACGCAACCCCACACACGACAGGACTCTGcgctttctctctttccaaacaaCCCTAAACGCATCACTAAAACTAACCCTAATTGGAACCCTAAAAAACACGTCCGGCACCAGTTTCTGCCATCAAAAAATGCTCCCAACAGAAATCTTTGGGTAGACCTGAACCCTTTGGGAGCCTTTACGCAACCCCACGCACGACAGGACTTTGCACTTTTTCCAAATAACCCTAAACGTAACACTTAACAGTAAACCTAACCCTAATTAGGACCCTAAAAATACGACGCCAGTTTCTCCCAGTGAAGGGAGAAGGGCAGCGGCCCAGCCTGGCTGGGCGTTATGCAGTGGATTCCCCGGATCCTTCTCCTTGAGGCACTGATTGCCTTACCCTGGGCCTTCCTGTCCTGTGTGTGACGGTGTCTGCGTGCCACCGAAGCACAGCACGTGTGGGGTGGTTGTGTGCAGGCGTCTGTGGGGTTGCGCCAACCCTGTGCTGGGGATCGGGTATGCACGCCTGCACGCACACCGGGCACCGTGAGCATACCACTAGAGCGTGCGTGCATCCCTGTGTGTCCCTGGGGGGGAGAGGGTCTTGTTTGTGCGCTGCAGGCTCCCAAC
Proteins encoded in this window:
- the ASB8 gene encoding ankyrin repeat and SOCS box protein 8 codes for the protein MWYIMQSVQSKYSLSERLIRTIAAIRSFPRDNVEDLIGRGADVNGMHGTLKPLHCACMVADADCVELLLQKGAEVNALDGYNRTALHYAAEKDETCVEILLEYGADPNALDGNKDTPLHWAAFKNTAECVRSLLENGALVNARDYNDDTPLSWAAMKGNLESVSVLLDFGAEVRVVNLKGQTPISRLVALLVRGLGTEREDSCFDLLHRAIGHFELRKNGSMPWEVTRDQQLCQKLTLLCSAPGTLQTLSRYAVRRSLGVRFLPEAVEQLPLPTCLKEYVLLLS
- the LOC121061090 gene encoding zinc finger protein 853-like isoform X2 is translated as MDAEGGPSGRDPRDPKTAEGTAAACPASETPGCPAARRRRKAPARPRGKASGGPRGLGPLEELLGLRGGRLRPTICGECGKGFSRSSDLARHQVTHTGEKPYTCGACGKGFSQNSNLATHRRIHTGEKPYGCGACGKRFSESSALVQHQRTHTGEKPYRCGECGKRFSVSSNLIRHRRTHTGEKPHGCPDCGEGFRHKSQLRRHQKLHAA
- the LOC121061090 gene encoding zinc finger protein 853-like isoform X1, translating into MEEVEEGQRRGRGDGEGGRRLEQTEKGCRRCKRDGEGAEGSQPLACPAPPPVPSSTLPAACPASETPGCPAARRRRKAPARPRGKASGGPRGLGPLEELLGLRGGRLRPTICGECGKGFSRSSDLARHQVTHTGEKPYTCGACGKGFSQNSNLATHRRIHTGEKPYGCGACGKRFSESSALVQHQRTHTGEKPYRCGECGKRFSVSSNLIRHRRTHTGEKPHGCPDCGEGFRHKSQLRRHQKLHAA